A genomic region of Alkalispirochaeta americana contains the following coding sequences:
- a CDS encoding mechanosensitive ion channel family protein yields MNELVELPPLLSPFLLEPMRLGVLDLPFSPLQLVLEFFLPLLLVGALLRIVFLILRGFIRELAIADPIKERAERWTHRVTRLAWITTIFLLASRLLGTEMVRWISFAVKTLNQPFFQSGGTSISVVTLLLVIPVFYFAGWFSRITRQSVEQGLMRHLNLDAARAFSLLSVVRFAAMGLAIVVGLSVIGINLSSLAVLFGVLGIGVGFGLQDVVANSFAGIIIILTRPIKEGDRILVGSLEGTVQQIKFIHTIVNTVTNETLIIPNSEITSTAMHNYSYNDLSILLLNAVQVSYSSDLDQVGEVLLEVGRRCPFAVPGKEPLYRVVSFDDSGITLRLGTWIRDARERMPASSWCNLEIWRAFRKEGIEIPFPQMDVHVRSGVAGPVSPADSSPGEPEVSPDSLQGSLPE; encoded by the coding sequence ATGAACGAACTTGTTGAACTCCCGCCGCTCCTCTCTCCATTCCTGCTGGAGCCCATGAGACTGGGGGTGCTGGATCTGCCTTTTTCGCCCCTCCAGCTGGTGCTCGAGTTCTTTTTGCCCCTGCTCCTGGTGGGAGCGCTCTTGCGAATAGTCTTTTTGATCCTGCGGGGCTTCATCCGGGAGCTGGCAATCGCCGATCCAATCAAGGAACGGGCGGAACGGTGGACCCACCGGGTAACGCGCCTGGCCTGGATCACGACGATCTTTCTTCTGGCCTCGCGTTTGCTGGGAACAGAGATGGTCCGGTGGATATCCTTCGCCGTGAAGACCCTGAATCAGCCGTTTTTCCAGTCCGGGGGGACATCTATCTCGGTGGTGACGTTGCTTCTGGTGATTCCTGTCTTCTACTTTGCCGGATGGTTTTCCAGGATCACCCGCCAGTCTGTGGAACAGGGGCTCATGCGCCATCTGAATCTCGATGCGGCCCGGGCTTTTTCGCTTTTGAGCGTTGTCCGGTTTGCTGCCATGGGCCTGGCTATCGTGGTGGGGCTCAGTGTTATTGGAATCAATCTCTCTTCTCTGGCGGTCCTCTTTGGTGTGCTGGGTATTGGTGTCGGCTTTGGCCTTCAGGATGTGGTGGCTAACAGCTTTGCCGGGATCATCATTATTCTTACCAGGCCTATCAAGGAGGGGGACCGGATTCTGGTGGGCTCTCTCGAGGGAACGGTGCAGCAGATCAAGTTCATTCACACCATCGTGAACACCGTGACCAACGAGACGCTGATCATCCCCAACTCGGAGATAACCAGCACCGCCATGCATAATTATTCCTATAACGATCTCTCGATTCTGCTGCTGAACGCGGTCCAGGTGAGCTACTCCAGCGATCTCGACCAGGTGGGGGAGGTGTTGCTGGAGGTGGGGCGACGCTGCCCCTTTGCCGTTCCCGGCAAGGAGCCGCTCTACCGGGTGGTCTCCTTCGACGATTCGGGGATCACCCTGCGCCTGGGAACGTGGATACGCGATGCCCGGGAGCGCATGCCTGCTTCAAGCTGGTGCAATCTGGAGATCTGGAGAGCCTTTCGGAAGGAGGGGATCGAGATTCCCTTCCCCCAAATGGATGTGCATGTGCGCAGCGGAGTGGCTGGGCCGGTTAGTCCTGCAGACTCTTCTCCAGGAGAGCCTGAAGTTTCTCCTGATTCTCTTCAAGGATCGTTGCCAGAGTAA
- a CDS encoding isochorismatase family protein, with amino-acid sequence MAVIIDVQERILPVMDQADQTAARIVTLCKGLTLLDLPLTVTEQYPQGLGFTLPSVRDAAGEKAALLVKASFSCCDDDPCMAHLEGLNRKVVILAGIETHVCVLQTALDLLERGFIPVVPVDAVSSRTPRDRETALLRLQQEGARLTTTESILFELTRSSAAPEFKDISRLIR; translated from the coding sequence ATGGCAGTAATTATCGATGTTCAGGAACGGATACTTCCCGTTATGGATCAGGCCGATCAAACCGCAGCGCGGATCGTTACCCTCTGCAAGGGGCTAACCCTGCTGGACCTTCCCCTGACCGTGACAGAGCAATACCCCCAGGGGTTGGGTTTCACCCTTCCCTCGGTACGGGATGCCGCCGGCGAGAAGGCGGCCCTCCTGGTGAAGGCCTCCTTCAGCTGCTGCGACGACGACCCCTGCATGGCTCATCTGGAAGGTCTCAACCGGAAGGTTGTCATCCTTGCGGGGATAGAGACCCACGTCTGCGTGCTCCAGACGGCGCTGGATCTGCTTGAACGGGGATTCATCCCCGTGGTGCCCGTCGATGCTGTCTCCAGCCGGACACCCCGGGACCGGGAGACGGCCCTTCTCCGCCTTCAGCAGGAGGGAGCTCGCCTGACCACGACGGAGTCGATTCTCTTCGAGCTCACCCGGTCCAGTGCCGCCCCGGAGTTCAAGGATATATCCCGGCTTATCCGTTGA
- a CDS encoding HD domain-containing protein, whose protein sequence is MNHTKPPGEETPLLDRLDPLLDRLEQLAWLKEVPRTGWVLRGVERPESVADHSWGTAQLCLLLAPAGVDRFRAVAMAVVHDIAEVETGDIPRRASADAQPLSTVRKEQLEEAALERLCRDGLDVPGGISPDLASVGELWREYARGETETARFVRDMNLIDMCLQAVVYERGRRYDPEENQQAFPDYPRLEEFFATSRSRFCTILGKRLFGALELRYQKILGEGHGET, encoded by the coding sequence TTGAACCACACAAAGCCTCCCGGCGAGGAGACTCCTCTCCTGGATCGCCTGGACCCTCTCCTGGATCGCCTGGAACAGTTGGCGTGGCTGAAGGAGGTCCCGCGGACGGGCTGGGTTTTGCGGGGCGTGGAACGCCCCGAGTCCGTGGCTGATCACAGCTGGGGGACGGCACAACTCTGTTTGCTTCTTGCTCCGGCAGGCGTAGACCGCTTTCGTGCCGTGGCCATGGCTGTGGTCCATGACATCGCCGAGGTTGAGACCGGTGATATTCCCCGAAGGGCATCTGCCGATGCACAGCCTCTCTCGACGGTCAGAAAGGAGCAGCTCGAAGAGGCTGCCCTGGAACGACTTTGTCGGGATGGATTGGACGTGCCTGGAGGGATATCCCCCGATCTGGCGTCGGTGGGAGAGCTTTGGCGGGAGTACGCCCGGGGCGAGACGGAAACGGCTCGCTTCGTGAGAGACATGAATCTGATCGATATGTGCCTGCAGGCTGTTGTGTACGAGAGAGGCCGTCGCTATGACCCCGAAGAGAACCAGCAGGCCTTTCCCGACTATCCTCGTCTGGAAGAGTTCTTCGCTACCAGCAGGAGCCGGTTCTGTACAATTCTTGGCAAGCGTCTGTTTGGTGCCCTGGAGCTACGATACCAGAAGATCCTCGGCGAAGGCCACGGTGAAACCTAG
- a CDS encoding RrF2 family transcriptional regulator, with protein MRITTKGRYALRALINLAATSQGKPKPIKAIAREEKISPEFLEQIFFKMKKAGLINSVRGPGGGFMLHRDPATITVKAIFLAVEEGLDLTPCTPCTLPESADPQDDSDPCSKTEQCIARSVWKTISDQILQYLETITLATILEENQEKLQALLEKSLQD; from the coding sequence ATGAGAATAACCACAAAAGGCCGTTACGCCCTGCGGGCCTTGATCAACCTGGCGGCAACATCCCAGGGAAAACCCAAGCCTATCAAAGCCATAGCCAGAGAAGAAAAGATATCCCCGGAGTTCCTGGAGCAGATCTTTTTCAAGATGAAAAAAGCAGGCCTGATCAACTCCGTTCGCGGACCAGGCGGCGGATTCATGCTTCACCGGGACCCGGCAACGATCACGGTGAAAGCTATCTTTCTTGCCGTGGAAGAGGGGCTGGACCTGACCCCCTGCACTCCCTGCACCCTGCCTGAATCAGCGGATCCGCAAGACGATTCAGACCCCTGCAGCAAAACCGAACAATGCATCGCCCGCAGCGTCTGGAAAACCATCTCTGACCAGATTCTGCAGTACCTTGAAACCATTACTCTGGCAACGATCCTTGAAGAGAATCAGGAGAAACTTCAGGCTCTCCTGGAGAAGAGTCTGCAGGACTAA
- a CDS encoding aminotransferase class IV: protein MKEIRLELRPEGLREVLQEAPEPLSSHGVYLVARTWQGDKVLDLDGHFQRLEDSARALGHDLHVPREQIRSILANHLPGRYQESRESRKAGDIRFRVAAMLEDPPWYGIHLEEARPVPPEILREGARCRIQRGAARNQPEVKAVSWIHRRQAFCAGGAEQGGYEYLLTDDQGRILEGATSNVYAVMDGVLRTAGEGVLQGIARKIVLRTARDLLPLELSPVKENDLPRVRELFISSATRGVVPVSRIDDHLLGPPGEITREISSRYNRWLADHLEPLVLPGSRTDSG from the coding sequence GTGAAGGAGATACGTTTGGAACTGCGGCCGGAGGGCCTGCGGGAGGTATTGCAGGAAGCGCCAGAGCCCCTCTCTTCTCATGGAGTTTATCTGGTGGCTCGCACCTGGCAGGGCGACAAGGTTCTGGACCTGGACGGACACTTTCAGCGGCTTGAGGATTCCGCTCGTGCCCTGGGGCATGATCTGCACGTTCCCCGTGAGCAGATCCGCTCGATCCTGGCAAATCACCTTCCTGGAAGATATCAGGAGTCTCGGGAGTCTCGGAAGGCGGGAGATATCCGGTTTCGTGTGGCCGCTATGCTGGAAGACCCTCCGTGGTACGGGATTCATCTTGAGGAGGCGCGACCGGTTCCCCCGGAAATTCTCCGGGAAGGAGCCCGGTGCCGAATTCAGCGGGGAGCGGCGCGAAACCAACCCGAGGTGAAGGCTGTTTCCTGGATACACCGCCGCCAGGCCTTCTGTGCCGGAGGGGCTGAACAGGGGGGTTACGAGTACCTCCTTACCGATGATCAGGGGCGTATTCTCGAGGGGGCTACCTCAAACGTCTACGCCGTGATGGATGGAGTCTTGCGGACCGCCGGGGAGGGAGTGCTCCAGGGGATCGCCCGAAAGATCGTCCTCCGTACGGCCCGGGACCTCCTGCCTCTGGAGCTTTCTCCCGTGAAGGAGAATGACCTGCCTCGGGTGAGGGAGCTTTTCATCTCTTCAGCAACGCGGGGAGTGGTCCCCGTGAGCCGGATCGACGATCATCTGCTGGGGCCTCCGGGAGAGATTACCCGGGAGATTTCGTCCCGTTACAACCGCTGGCTTGCGGATCATCTGGAACCGCTGGTTCTGCCCGGAAGCAGGACTGACTCAGGGTAG
- the nifJ gene encoding pyruvate:ferredoxin (flavodoxin) oxidoreductase: MPKKFITLDGNEATARIAYAFSEVAAIYPITPSSNMGEFADAWAAEGRKNLFGEPLEIIEMQSEAGAAGAVHGSLTAGAMTTTFTASQGLLLMIPNMYKIAGELLPTVFHVSARSIAAQSLSIFGDHSDVMGVRQTGFGLLSSANVQEAQDMAAIAHLASLESRIPFVHFFDGFRTSHSMQKIEELDYDTLRDMLDMKHVEQFRANALRPEKPMVKVGAQNPDVYFQGRETVNNLYDATPEIIRKYMKLFAEKTGRTYDLFQYVGADNPEKVVIAMGSGVETIEETVNHLVKQGEKVGLLKVRLYRPWSAEDLAKAIPASAKKIVVLDRTKEPGAPGEPLYLDVVHSLRGRDVEIIGGRYGLSSKEFTPAMVKAVYDHADGAATHDFTVGINDDVSNKSLPVGDVIDTEQEGIVRCKFWGYGSDGTVSANKNSIKIIGAETDLFVQAYFSYDSNKSGGFTVSHLRFGKEKIQSEYLLTTSDFIALHRPQYIGRFDILEGISQGGTFLINTTAAPEDVFSTFTASMQQTILDRKVKVYAVDASKLAKEAGLGNRINTVMQVAFFKLAKVIDPDKAIELVKKYVEKQFTSKGQEIVEKNWKAIDMAIDAVKEVPIPAQAEKSVAETVLVPESGSEFGRKILEPIWKMKGDDIPVSAMPLDGQIPTGTKRLEMGGRPGPVTTKWAAKSERVQALDAQFEEAYFEYPGSCMGCGEIPYVSLITQLYGDRMMIANATGCSSIYGGTFPAVPYTTDSKGRGPVWANSLFEDNAEYGFGMRLAIDAHRNQLKHNVEALLEKGTTGELAASLKKNLDLWTSVSREAKDAADQTRSLLPAALKNATTETKPVLAKIIELGDYFVDRSVWIFGGDGWAYDIGYGGLDHVMAQQKNVNVLVMDTEVYSNTGGQASKSTPRGAIAKFAADGKKTGKKNLGLMMTTYGHVYVASVNMGMNRDQVLETILEAEAYDGPSIILAYSPCIAHGYDMKNSVKQSKNAAESGYWPIYRFNPANELAGKAPFQWETPETTVDFNVYTGAEIRYRALELSQPEEAARLHELAKKDNKRRFEDLKKLSDA; encoded by the coding sequence ATGCCGAAAAAATTTATCACACTCGACGGAAACGAGGCGACGGCACGAATCGCCTACGCCTTCAGCGAGGTGGCGGCGATCTACCCCATCACACCCAGCTCCAATATGGGGGAGTTCGCTGACGCCTGGGCCGCGGAGGGTCGCAAAAACCTCTTCGGGGAACCCCTGGAAATCATCGAAATGCAGAGCGAGGCCGGTGCCGCCGGTGCAGTTCACGGATCCCTTACAGCAGGGGCCATGACCACCACCTTTACGGCCAGCCAGGGTCTGCTCCTGATGATCCCCAACATGTACAAAATCGCGGGGGAGCTCCTTCCCACGGTCTTTCACGTCTCGGCTCGCTCCATCGCAGCTCAGTCTCTCTCCATCTTCGGGGATCACTCCGATGTCATGGGCGTGCGCCAGACCGGCTTCGGATTGCTCTCCAGCGCCAACGTACAGGAAGCCCAGGACATGGCCGCCATCGCTCACCTGGCATCCCTGGAATCACGAATCCCCTTTGTTCACTTTTTTGACGGCTTCCGGACCAGCCACTCCATGCAAAAGATCGAGGAGCTGGACTACGACACCCTCCGGGACATGCTCGACATGAAGCACGTGGAGCAGTTCCGCGCCAACGCGCTTCGCCCGGAGAAGCCCATGGTGAAGGTGGGCGCCCAGAACCCTGACGTCTACTTCCAGGGTCGGGAGACGGTGAACAACCTCTACGACGCCACCCCGGAGATCATCCGGAAGTACATGAAGCTCTTCGCCGAGAAAACGGGCCGCACCTACGATCTCTTCCAGTACGTCGGTGCCGACAACCCCGAGAAAGTGGTCATCGCCATGGGAAGCGGTGTCGAGACGATCGAGGAGACGGTAAACCATCTGGTAAAACAGGGAGAAAAGGTGGGTCTCCTGAAGGTCCGCCTCTACCGCCCCTGGTCTGCCGAGGATCTCGCCAAGGCAATTCCCGCCTCGGCAAAAAAAATCGTGGTCCTGGACCGGACCAAAGAGCCTGGCGCACCGGGCGAACCCCTCTACCTGGACGTGGTTCACTCCCTGCGGGGCCGGGACGTTGAGATCATCGGTGGTCGCTACGGTCTCTCCAGCAAGGAGTTCACCCCCGCCATGGTCAAGGCCGTCTACGATCACGCCGACGGCGCAGCAACCCACGATTTCACCGTAGGTATCAACGACGATGTCTCCAACAAGAGCCTTCCCGTGGGCGATGTAATCGACACCGAGCAGGAAGGTATCGTGCGGTGCAAGTTCTGGGGCTACGGTTCCGACGGTACCGTGAGTGCCAACAAGAACTCGATCAAGATCATCGGAGCCGAGACAGACCTCTTTGTTCAGGCCTACTTCAGCTACGACTCCAACAAGTCCGGCGGTTTCACCGTAAGCCACCTGCGCTTCGGAAAAGAGAAGATCCAGTCGGAATACCTCCTCACCACCAGCGATTTCATCGCGCTCCATCGGCCCCAGTATATCGGACGCTTTGACATCCTCGAGGGAATCTCCCAGGGAGGAACCTTCCTGATCAACACCACGGCTGCGCCGGAGGATGTCTTTTCCACCTTTACCGCCTCCATGCAGCAGACCATCCTGGACCGCAAGGTGAAGGTCTACGCCGTGGATGCCTCCAAACTGGCCAAGGAAGCGGGCCTGGGCAACCGGATCAACACGGTTATGCAGGTGGCCTTCTTCAAGCTTGCCAAGGTTATCGATCCCGACAAGGCGATCGAGCTGGTGAAGAAGTACGTGGAGAAGCAGTTTACCAGCAAGGGCCAGGAAATCGTCGAGAAGAACTGGAAGGCCATCGACATGGCCATTGACGCCGTGAAGGAAGTCCCCATTCCCGCACAGGCCGAAAAGTCCGTCGCCGAAACCGTCCTGGTTCCCGAATCGGGCAGCGAGTTTGGCCGAAAGATTCTGGAGCCGATCTGGAAGATGAAGGGCGACGATATCCCGGTGAGCGCCATGCCCCTGGACGGACAGATCCCCACGGGCACCAAGCGGCTTGAAATGGGCGGACGCCCCGGACCGGTTACCACCAAGTGGGCCGCCAAGAGCGAACGGGTTCAGGCCCTGGACGCCCAGTTCGAGGAAGCCTATTTCGAGTATCCCGGAAGCTGCATGGGTTGTGGAGAAATCCCCTACGTGAGTCTCATCACCCAGCTCTACGGAGACCGGATGATGATCGCCAACGCCACGGGCTGTTCCTCGATCTACGGAGGAACCTTCCCGGCCGTACCCTACACCACCGACAGCAAGGGCCGCGGTCCTGTCTGGGCAAACAGCCTCTTCGAGGACAACGCCGAGTACGGCTTTGGAATGCGCCTGGCCATTGACGCTCACCGGAACCAGCTGAAGCACAACGTGGAGGCACTCCTCGAGAAGGGCACCACGGGAGAACTGGCAGCGTCGCTCAAGAAGAACCTTGACCTCTGGACATCGGTAAGCCGCGAGGCCAAAGATGCCGCAGACCAGACCAGGTCGCTTCTCCCGGCAGCGCTGAAAAACGCCACCACCGAGACCAAGCCTGTCCTGGCCAAGATCATCGAGCTGGGCGACTACTTTGTGGACCGCTCGGTCTGGATCTTCGGCGGTGACGGCTGGGCCTACGATATCGGCTACGGCGGTCTGGACCACGTCATGGCGCAGCAGAAAAACGTGAACGTTCTGGTCATGGATACCGAGGTCTACTCCAATACCGGAGGCCAGGCTTCCAAGTCCACCCCCCGGGGAGCGATCGCCAAGTTCGCTGCCGACGGAAAAAAGACGGGCAAGAAAAACCTGGGGCTCATGATGACCACCTACGGGCACGTCTATGTGGCCAGCGTGAACATGGGCATGAACAGGGACCAGGTCCTTGAGACGATCCTGGAGGCGGAAGCCTATGACGGACCGTCCATTATCCTGGCCTACAGCCCCTGTAT
- a CDS encoding lyase family protein, which translates to MQSENRFRNLSPLDHRYYLANQALFDRLADILSEEASVAQCVQVEAVLLRHLVSHVLREDARKEEYLEKIRDLPRRVSAGEVYREEETTRHNVRAIVNVIQRHLPQEIQHLVHLGATSVDILDTAAAIRYREATQQVVVPLLLDLQELLIKLAEDEAETVSIGRTHGQYAVPITLGFAMAEYVSRLGDSIARIAEAAGDLRGKLAGAVGAYNATSVLHPDPEELERQVLADLGLAPGEHATQIVSPEPLLRLLLEMNTAFGVVANLADDLRHLQRSEIGEFSEYFAQGQVGSSTMPHKRNPWNAEHVKSLWKAFSPRAMTWFMDQISEHQRDLSNSASGRFVVEYVAGFVAALERMRSIIERLRVDRGGIERNLREGARRVIAEPLYILLAAGGVADAHEQVRRLTLAADEGQGELLELVRADEAVWSTVSATYRRLTGGDPEEFFADPSRYTGRAAARTRRICANHRERVAQLRKDSPS; encoded by the coding sequence ATGCAAAGTGAGAATCGTTTTCGCAATCTGTCTCCCCTGGATCATCGGTATTATCTGGCAAACCAGGCTCTTTTTGACCGTCTGGCCGATATTCTCAGCGAAGAGGCCTCTGTGGCGCAGTGCGTTCAGGTAGAGGCGGTATTGTTGCGGCATCTGGTTTCCCATGTTCTTCGCGAAGATGCCCGCAAGGAGGAGTACCTTGAGAAGATCCGGGATCTGCCCCGCCGGGTCAGTGCCGGGGAGGTCTACCGGGAAGAGGAAACCACGCGCCATAATGTGCGGGCTATCGTAAATGTGATCCAGCGCCACCTTCCGCAGGAGATTCAGCACCTGGTCCACCTGGGAGCAACCTCGGTGGATATACTGGATACAGCAGCGGCGATCCGGTATCGCGAAGCGACGCAGCAGGTGGTGGTGCCGCTCCTGCTGGACCTCCAGGAATTGCTGATCAAACTGGCCGAGGATGAGGCTGAGACGGTTTCTATCGGGCGCACCCACGGTCAGTATGCGGTTCCGATTACCCTGGGCTTTGCCATGGCAGAGTATGTCTCCCGTCTGGGTGACAGCATTGCCAGAATCGCCGAAGCAGCGGGCGATCTTCGGGGAAAACTCGCCGGTGCCGTGGGGGCATACAACGCCACCAGTGTTCTGCATCCCGATCCTGAAGAGCTGGAGCGGCAGGTTCTGGCCGATCTGGGGCTTGCCCCGGGGGAACACGCCACGCAGATTGTGAGCCCCGAACCGCTCCTGCGGCTTCTTCTGGAGATGAACACCGCCTTTGGGGTGGTGGCAAACCTCGCCGACGATTTGCGGCACCTACAGCGTTCCGAGATCGGGGAGTTCTCCGAATATTTTGCCCAGGGTCAGGTGGGATCCTCCACAATGCCCCACAAACGCAATCCCTGGAACGCCGAGCATGTGAAAAGTCTCTGGAAAGCCTTCTCACCCCGGGCCATGACCTGGTTCATGGATCAGATTTCTGAACATCAGCGGGATCTTTCCAACTCTGCCTCGGGTCGTTTCGTGGTAGAATATGTAGCAGGTTTTGTGGCGGCTCTGGAGCGGATGCGTTCTATCATCGAGCGTCTCCGGGTCGATCGGGGCGGGATCGAGCGGAATCTTCGGGAGGGTGCCCGGCGGGTAATTGCTGAACCGCTATACATCCTTCTTGCTGCGGGCGGAGTTGCCGATGCTCACGAGCAGGTGCGGCGTCTCACCCTGGCGGCTGATGAGGGGCAGGGCGAACTCCTTGAACTGGTGCGGGCCGATGAGGCGGTGTGGTCCACCGTTTCTGCCACCTATCGGCGTCTGACCGGGGGAGATCCGGAAGAGTTCTTTGCGGATCCTTCCCGCTACACCGGTCGAGCCGCTGCCCGAACGCGCCGGATTTGTGCAAATCATCGAGAACGGGTGGCTCAACTTCGCAAAGACAGTCCTTCCTGA
- a CDS encoding NUDIX hydrolase, whose amino-acid sequence MTQEQQFHRLLGALQAPLHGPAANLPGYRAHKQMAPFSGAHPHRTHSGSCREGAVLIVLIPRYSPDGLEVLIPLIERSRDGGPHSGQLALPGGGREEQDTDLTATALRETLEETGLETGRCTVMGSLSPLTVAVSSYLVTPVVAFTESPLETIRFSPNPREVARILLISPAHLTEKAGTARLMVHGVARTVPAYILDSRPLWGATAMILAELLALLPLWPRTSREYSTLSQSCFRAEPAVPDDPQASGCNGTKSPG is encoded by the coding sequence ATGACCCAGGAGCAGCAGTTTCATCGCCTGCTTGGTGCCCTCCAGGCACCTTTACACGGTCCCGCAGCAAACCTCCCGGGATACCGTGCCCACAAGCAGATGGCCCCCTTTAGCGGAGCACATCCACACCGGACTCACTCCGGATCCTGCCGGGAGGGCGCCGTCCTTATTGTGCTGATCCCCCGCTACAGCCCCGACGGCCTGGAGGTTTTGATACCCCTGATAGAGCGCTCCCGCGATGGAGGCCCCCACTCGGGGCAGCTTGCTCTTCCCGGCGGGGGACGGGAGGAGCAGGATACAGACCTCACAGCGACAGCACTTCGGGAAACCCTGGAAGAGACAGGCCTGGAAACCGGGCGGTGCACCGTGATGGGGAGCCTCTCTCCCCTCACCGTTGCGGTGAGTTCCTACCTGGTAACCCCCGTGGTCGCCTTTACCGAGAGCCCCCTTGAAACCATCCGGTTCTCCCCCAACCCCCGGGAGGTAGCCAGGATACTTCTCATCTCACCGGCTCACCTGACCGAAAAGGCAGGCACGGCACGCCTGATGGTTCACGGAGTTGCCCGTACCGTCCCCGCCTACATCCTGGATTCCCGGCCCCTCTGGGGTGCCACGGCGATGATCCTCGCAGAACTTCTGGCCCTCCTGCCCCTCTGGCCCCGCACATCCCGGGAGTATTCTACCCTGAGTCAGTCCTGCTTCCGGGCAGAACCAGCGGTTCCAGATGATCCGCAAGCCAGCGGTTGTAACGGGACGAAATCTCCCGGGTAA
- the purD gene encoding phosphoribosylamine--glycine ligase, translating into MKILIVGSSAREHAFAWRLSAGDPSVEVTVVPGNPGIAREYRCLPTEVTPDLLRQEAPDLVVVGSAAPLVAGLADEVRRLGIPVVGPPGEAARLGDSKTAAKEMMVRHGIPTPSFRSCTDTEEALAAVDELGIPVVVKADGLTRGSGVTVCTSRDAAEVAIDGALRQRRFGAAGERVVIEKHLRGDGVSLTVLVDESGYLLMPVARSYEQAGEGGQGPNTSGMGAIIPNPAVSPEIIQVIESRIIKPSVEAIHQEAAPGAGAYRGFLHFGLILTGDGPQMVDYKIRFGDPEAQVTLPLLEGNFATLLLGLARGRLMEAAREASFGVRPGAACSVVAVSAGYPGPSAQGELLRDDGGGPDETRAVFYHEVREEKQILSTAGGRVFTVSAVGDDPDQARLRAYQRMLQISFRGISFRRDIGGDAIISRVMEEGTVFLPQFSKRGGILPVVVQEADSGDILMVAYANAQALEHTLASGRAAFWSTSRNKLWIKGETSGDTLTVEEVRVDCDQDALLYRVRLNGQGVCHTQDLHGNHRRRCFYRSLQDDGQLFFDEGPGPKGCCS; encoded by the coding sequence GTGAAGATTCTCATTGTCGGTTCCAGCGCCCGGGAGCACGCCTTTGCCTGGCGCCTCTCTGCAGGTGACCCCTCGGTGGAGGTGACGGTGGTCCCGGGTAACCCCGGGATCGCCCGGGAGTACCGGTGCCTGCCGACAGAGGTCACACCTGATCTCCTGCGTCAGGAAGCCCCCGATCTGGTGGTGGTAGGCTCTGCAGCCCCTCTGGTAGCGGGGCTTGCCGACGAGGTTCGTCGCCTGGGTATCCCCGTCGTGGGGCCTCCTGGGGAGGCCGCACGCCTGGGAGACAGCAAAACGGCGGCCAAGGAGATGATGGTTCGTCACGGAATCCCCACGCCCTCCTTTCGCTCCTGCACCGATACTGAAGAAGCTCTTGCGGCGGTGGATGAACTGGGTATCCCCGTGGTTGTGAAGGCCGATGGCCTCACCCGGGGATCGGGCGTGACCGTCTGCACCTCCCGGGACGCCGCCGAGGTCGCCATCGACGGGGCTCTGCGGCAACGTCGCTTCGGGGCGGCCGGCGAGCGGGTCGTTATAGAAAAACATCTGCGGGGAGACGGAGTCTCGCTTACCGTCCTGGTTGATGAATCGGGCTACCTCCTCATGCCCGTTGCCCGCAGTTACGAACAAGCAGGAGAGGGCGGGCAGGGTCCAAATACCAGCGGAATGGGGGCGATTATTCCCAACCCCGCCGTCTCGCCGGAGATTATCCAGGTTATTGAGAGTCGGATCATCAAACCCAGCGTAGAGGCAATTCACCAGGAAGCCGCCCCCGGGGCCGGCGCTTACCGGGGATTTCTCCACTTCGGTCTGATCCTCACCGGCGATGGCCCCCAGATGGTGGATTACAAGATCCGTTTTGGCGATCCCGAAGCGCAGGTGACACTTCCTCTCCTGGAGGGCAACTTTGCAACGTTGCTTCTGGGGCTGGCCCGGGGGAGGCTCATGGAGGCTGCCCGCGAAGCCTCTTTCGGGGTGCGCCCCGGTGCTGCCTGTTCGGTGGTGGCCGTTTCAGCGGGGTATCCAGGCCCGTCTGCCCAGGGAGAACTGCTTCGCGACGACGGGGGCGGGCCTGATGAAACCCGGGCGGTCTTTTACCACGAGGTCCGGGAAGAAAAACAGATCCTTTCCACCGCCGGGGGACGGGTCTTTACGGTCTCTGCCGTGGGTGACGATCCAGACCAGGCACGACTCCGGGCGTATCAGAGGATGCTGCAGATATCCTTTCGGGGGATCTCTTTCCGGCGCGACATCGGCGGGGATGCGATTATCTCCCGGGTGATGGAAGAGGGAACGGTCTTTTTGCCCCAGTTCAGCAAACGGGGGGGGATACTCCCGGTGGTGGTTCAGGAGGCTGACAGCGGCGACATTCTGATGGTGGCCTACGCGAATGCCCAGGCCCTGGAACACACCCTGGCCTCGGGGCGTGCCGCCTTCTGGAGCACCAGTCGAAACAAGCTCTGGATCAAGGGCGAAACCAGCGGCGACACCCTGACAGTGGAAGAGGTTCGGGTTGATTGCGATCAGGATGCCCTTCTTTATCGGGTCCGTCTGAACGGGCAGGGTGTCTGCCACACGCAGGATCTCCATGGAAACCACCGGAGGCGGTGCTTTTACCGATCCCTGCAGGATGATGGACAGCTCTTCTTCGACGAAGGCCCCGGACCGAAGGGGTGCTGTTCTTGA